One region of Trichosurus vulpecula isolate mTriVul1 chromosome 1, mTriVul1.pri, whole genome shotgun sequence genomic DNA includes:
- the LOC118837272 gene encoding target of rapamycin complex 2 subunit MAPKAP1-like, translated as MAFLDNPTIILAHIRQSHVTSDDTGMCEMVLIDHDVDLEKFHPPLVPGDNGSEMPGRSVETQGYVYAQSVDITSSWDFGIRRRSNTAQRLERLRKERQNQIKCKNVPWKERNASHSAEELSSLFEKKNFKVKSSSVGKPSLLSVRLEQCPLQLNNPFNEYSKFDGKGYVGTTATKKIDVYLPLHTSQDRRLPMTVVTIAHAKVHDLIGLICWQYTSEGREPKLNDNVSAYCLHIAEDDGEADTDFPPLDSNEPIHKFGFSTLALVEKYSSPGLAAKQSLFVRINAAHGFSLIQVDSTKVTMKDILQKALKRRKGSQRGSGPQYRLEKQSEPNVPVDLECTLESQSTLEFCLVRENSSRGEGISEEDPQTDIATVQDMLSSHHYKSFKVSMIHRLRFTTDVQLGISGDKVEIDPVTNQKASTKFWIKQKPISIDSDLLCACDLAEEKSPSHAMFKLTYLSNHDYKHLYFESDAATVNEIVLKVNYILESRASTARADYFAQKQRKLSRRTSFSFQKEKKSGQQ; from the coding sequence ATGGCCTTCTTGGATAACCCAACGATCATCCTGGCTCATATCCGGCAATCCCATGTGACCAGCGATGACACGGGGATGTGCGAGATGGTTCTGATTGATCATGATGTAGATCTGGAAAAgtttcatccacctttggtgcctGGAGACAATGGCTCAGAAATGCCAGGAAGAAGTGTTGAAACTCAGGGCTATGTCTATGCCCAGTCTGTTGACATTACCTCAAGTTGGGACTTTGGCATCAGAAGACGCTCAAACACAGCTCAAAGATTAGAGCGACTTCGAAAAGAGAGACAAAACCAGATAAAATGCAAGAATGTtccatggaaagaaagaaatgcttcTCATTCAGCAGAGGAGCTCAGCTCATTGTTTGAAAAAAAGAACTTCAAAGTCAAGTCTTCAAGTGTGGGGAAGCCATCCCTCCTCTCCGTGCGCCTAGAGCAGTGCCCGCTCCAGCTGAATAATCCTTTTAATGAGTATTCCAAATTTGATGGTAAGGGTTACGTAGGGACCACTGCAACCAAAAAAATTGATGTCTACCTCCCACTGCACACAAGCCAAGACAGACGCCTACCAATGACAGTTGTGACCATAGCACATGCCAAGGTGCATGATCTAATCGGCCTAATCTGCTGGCAGTATACAAGTGAAGGACGAGAACCCAAGCTCAATGACAACGTCAGTGCTTATTGTCTCCACATTGCTGAGGACGACGGTGAGGCTGACACAGACTTCCCTCCCCTGGATTCCAATGAGCCCATTCATAAATTTGGCTTTAGCACTTTGGCCTTGGTTGAGAAGTATTCATCTCCTGGTCTTGCAGCCAAACAGTCACTCTTTGTTCGAATAAATGCTGCTCATGGATTCTCCCTTATTCAGGTGGACAGCACGAAGGTCACCATGAAGGACATCTTGCAGAAGGCACTGAAGCGGAGGAAGGGCTCTCAGAGGGGTTCAGGTCCTCAGTATCGCCTGGAGAAACAGAGTGAGCCCAATGTCCCCGTGGACTTAGAATGCACCCTGGAGAGCCAGAGCACTTTGGAGTTCTGCCTTGTGCGAGAGAACAGTTCCAGGGGAGAAGGGATTTCGGAGGAGGATCCTCAGACTGACATAGCCACAGTCCAAGACATGCTGTCCAGTCACCATTACAAATCTTTCAAAGTCAGCATGATTCACCGACTCAGATTCACGACGGATGTGCAACTAGGTATCTCTGGAGACAAGGTGGAGATAGACCCCGTCACTAACCAAAAGGCCAGCACAAAGTTCTGGATTAAGCAGAAGCCCATTTCAATTGATTCTGACCTGCTGTGTGCCTGTGACCTTGCTGAAGAAAAAAGCCCAAGTCACGCGATGTTTAAACTTACCTATCTAAGCAATCACGACTACAAACATCTCTACTTTGAGTCAGATGCTGCTACTGTCAATGAGATTGTGCTGAAGGTGAACTATATCCTGGAATCCCGAGCAAGCACTGCCCGGGCTGATTACTTTGCTCAGAAACAAAGGAAGCTGAGCAGGAGAACAAGCTTTAGCTTCCAGAAGGAGAAGAAGTCGGGACAGCAGTAA